One Shewanella sp. MR-4 DNA window includes the following coding sequences:
- the fadJ gene encoding fatty acid oxidation complex subunit alpha FadJ, with product MEKTFNLTRREDGIAILTMDVPGETMNTLKAEFGPEISEILSEIKRDSSIRGLVLISGKKDSFVAGADISMLDACQTAGDAKALSQQGHVVFNELEALNIPVVAAIHGACLGGGLELALACHQRVCSDDGKTMLGVPEVQLGLLPGGGGTQRLPRLVGITTALDMMLTGKQIRPKQALKMGLVNDVVPQTILLQTAVEMALAGKRTAKPVKKSLVNQLLEGTGFGRNIIFDQAAKQVAKKTQGNYPAPAKIIDCVRQGMAKGMQKGLEVEASHFAELVVSKESEALRSIFFATTEMKKETGAEGATPRKVKKAVILGGGLMGGGIASVTTTKAKIPARVKDINEKGLSNALSYAYKLLDKGVKRRHMTPAVRDNLMALMTTTTEYKGVKDADIVVEAVFEDLALKHQMVKDIERECGEHTIFASNTSSLPIGQIAQAASRPENVIGLHYFSPVEKMPLVEVIAHAKTSPETIATTVAFARKQGKTPIVVQDGAGFYVNRILALYMNEAAQLLLEGQSIEHLDKALVKFGFPVGPITLLDEVGIDVGAKIAPILEKELGERFKAPAAFDKLLSDDRKGRKNGKGFYQYAAGNKAPSKKKAVDESVYGVLGIKPGIDKEMSAVAERCVVQMLNEAVRCLDDGIIASPRDGDIGAIFGIGFPPFLGGPFHYIDTLGADNLVKILERYQAQYGDRFEPCPRLKEMAAEKTRFF from the coding sequence ATGGAAAAGACATTTAATTTAACCCGCCGTGAAGACGGTATCGCCATTCTAACGATGGACGTACCCGGCGAAACCATGAATACCCTCAAGGCAGAATTTGGCCCTGAGATCAGTGAGATTCTGTCTGAGATTAAACGCGATAGCAGTATCCGTGGCCTAGTGCTGATTTCGGGTAAAAAAGACTCCTTCGTAGCTGGGGCGGATATCTCTATGCTCGACGCTTGCCAAACGGCGGGCGATGCTAAAGCCTTATCCCAACAAGGGCATGTGGTGTTTAACGAGTTAGAAGCCTTGAATATCCCTGTGGTTGCCGCGATACATGGCGCTTGTTTAGGGGGCGGTTTAGAGCTTGCGCTTGCATGCCATCAACGTGTGTGTAGTGATGATGGCAAGACCATGCTGGGTGTACCCGAAGTGCAACTCGGTTTATTACCCGGTGGCGGCGGTACTCAGCGTTTGCCTCGTTTAGTGGGGATCACCACTGCCTTGGATATGATGTTGACTGGTAAACAAATCCGTCCGAAACAAGCGTTAAAGATGGGCTTAGTTAACGATGTGGTGCCACAGACGATTTTACTGCAAACCGCGGTGGAAATGGCGCTCGCGGGTAAGCGCACGGCGAAACCAGTTAAAAAATCGCTGGTCAATCAATTACTCGAAGGTACAGGATTCGGTCGTAACATTATTTTCGATCAAGCCGCCAAGCAAGTCGCTAAGAAAACCCAAGGCAACTATCCTGCGCCGGCAAAAATTATTGATTGCGTGCGCCAAGGTATGGCTAAGGGAATGCAAAAAGGGCTTGAGGTGGAAGCCAGCCATTTTGCAGAGCTGGTGGTGTCGAAAGAATCAGAGGCGCTGCGCAGTATTTTCTTTGCCACCACAGAGATGAAGAAAGAAACTGGCGCCGAAGGGGCGACACCACGTAAAGTCAAAAAAGCCGTGATCTTAGGTGGCGGTTTGATGGGCGGTGGTATTGCTTCGGTCACGACGACTAAGGCTAAAATTCCTGCAAGGGTAAAAGACATTAACGAAAAGGGCTTAAGCAATGCGCTTTCTTACGCCTATAAGTTATTGGATAAAGGCGTTAAACGTCGTCATATGACGCCAGCCGTTCGCGACAATTTAATGGCACTGATGACAACGACGACCGAATATAAAGGCGTTAAGGACGCTGATATTGTTGTTGAAGCCGTATTTGAGGATTTAGCGCTTAAACATCAGATGGTTAAAGATATTGAGCGTGAATGCGGTGAGCACACGATTTTTGCATCTAACACCTCATCTTTACCCATTGGCCAAATTGCACAAGCGGCCAGCCGTCCTGAAAATGTGATTGGCTTACATTATTTCTCACCAGTAGAAAAAATGCCGTTGGTGGAAGTGATTGCCCATGCGAAAACGTCTCCTGAGACGATTGCTACCACAGTGGCCTTTGCCCGCAAACAGGGTAAAACGCCAATCGTGGTACAAGACGGTGCCGGTTTTTATGTTAATCGTATCCTCGCACTTTACATGAACGAAGCTGCGCAATTGCTGCTGGAAGGGCAGAGTATTGAGCACTTAGACAAAGCCTTAGTGAAGTTCGGTTTCCCCGTTGGCCCTATCACTCTGCTCGATGAAGTGGGTATCGATGTGGGTGCTAAAATCGCTCCAATCCTTGAAAAAGAACTGGGTGAGCGCTTTAAAGCCCCTGCAGCCTTCGATAAGTTACTGAGCGATGATAGAAAAGGCCGTAAAAATGGCAAAGGTTTCTATCAATATGCTGCTGGCAATAAAGCGCCGAGCAAGAAGAAAGCCGTGGATGAAAGTGTATATGGCGTATTAGGTATCAAACCGGGTATCGATAAAGAAATGAGCGCGGTAGCGGAACGTTGTGTCGTGCAAATGCTCAATGAAGCTGTGCGCTGCTTAGATGACGGCATTATTGCTTCACCACGCGATGGTGATATTGGCGCTATCTTCGGTATTGGTTTCCCACCATTCTTGGGTGGCCCATTCCACTATATCGATACTCTAGGGGCCGATAACTTAGTCAAGATACTGGAACGTTACCAGGCTCAATACGGCGACCGATTTGAGCCATGTCCACGTCTTAAGGAGATGGCGGCAGAAAAGACACGTTTCTTCTAA
- a CDS encoding EAL domain-containing protein has translation MPKILLKIVLIAFFGIHALEDVNASPFSNKSPIILQSQSFGVPEGLSQSTVTSIVQDHDGYLWIGTFNGLNRFDGKHFRHFYSNDPRTGLPSSFIRSLLVDAQGLLYVGTDNGLVVYDKLKDSFSPYSISAKNAPIWSLNSSTNSLIVGTNNSIIDISNKEKTYELLSKGLGEIKKVIKVNDTYYIRDYAGKLFSLTNDELKEIANHTIDFDEIKQSEVIVSLSNGLYEYNENKSLKITEESFSQFAKYESTVYGFNDGKIINVSNGTTIGSIPSEKADKISSFLATEDMFVLGTIDKGFIIVKNVNNLVQQTNLVQDNAWHLTKNTQGFLVSSESERIDLFDMDFNRINSFDTQSQGYKYAILNKDGLYFGTHSGLFLKNKENLVLISKKSISSLSSSKDNSIITAGTSDGKVLIIKNKEVTNIIDTQKNEPIFDIELVTLNDIYIAGQGGFKKYENGLLQNLGEEITYSIVDGDDGIYFGTSTSLMFYNRENNNVSQVFTNKKEIYSITNNNDLVIAASLGEVVIYEKKSKKIYTLNTANGSQYEYNSPSAIDVNGYVLLAGINGVSILHPKNVINYIKNKEINKTEISDFLVFNVPQENDSIFFNNKNSIINEITLKYSDYPFSFNFISPLSEDSSTDYHYRMYGLSDTWISANGTNSATYTNLSPGKYQFQVYAVNSLSSKQSPVKEVTVIITPPWWSSTQAKVFYFIILMLFSLFIFKAILRKREIQRQIALSEERLKLSLWGSGDEMWDWDIETGNIFRSNIWGALEFPRDGHRSGNSDEESNIHPMDQERVREALNKHFYGETDHFEAAYRVKGKDDSWIWILDRAKIVERDDKDNALRMTGTIKNISQFKQKEEQLKLFEKAIENISEGMFILDSEYRFVEVNEACCRISQRNRTDFIGNLLTFDLYPESFTNQIRTMLKQQGRWASEVEASRGDKSHFHMELTIDAIYDELGELSHYVGVFSDISRRKQQEEELRKLTNNDLLTGLPNRSNLQVTLGNLVNKEITHALMVLDLDNFKRINDSLGHQIGDQLLKLVSVRIKSVVPKNTSIYRLGGDEFAIVLDKTSDISACAAIAGRVIEAFKTIFEIGNEQLVLGVSIGIVFYPEDEQSEQALLRKADIAMYHAKSAGGNCYQFYSESLNQHAIKQLEIENLIREGLKEDLFEVYYQPKVDLKSGHVAGMEALVRLNHPTRGLVPPNDFIPLAEENGLIIEIGEIVLRKACFAAQKWREQGLFKGRVAVNLSSRQFALPDLQQRIEAILRLTQLPAAHLELEITEGTVIKQPEMAITVMQQLAKMGVSLALDDFGTGYSSLSYLKRFPIHTLKIDKAFVDDIDKSDRDLKMVDSIITIAHNMGLSVVGEGVEQAAQLNILRALNCEEIQGYIFSKAINETEFTQLLQDDRSKFMPHHNII, from the coding sequence ATGCCGAAAATACTCTTAAAAATCGTCTTAATCGCTTTTTTTGGCATTCATGCATTAGAAGACGTAAACGCATCTCCATTTTCAAATAAATCACCTATTATTCTCCAGTCACAATCGTTTGGTGTACCAGAAGGGCTTTCCCAAAGTACTGTTACATCGATAGTTCAGGACCATGATGGCTATCTATGGATTGGGACATTTAATGGACTTAACCGCTTTGATGGAAAACACTTCAGACATTTCTATTCAAATGATCCTAGAACAGGTCTTCCTAGTTCTTTTATTAGAAGCTTACTCGTTGATGCTCAAGGTCTATTATATGTTGGAACAGACAACGGCTTAGTTGTTTACGATAAACTTAAAGACTCATTCTCTCCTTATAGTATATCAGCAAAAAACGCCCCTATTTGGAGCCTCAACTCATCTACTAATAGCTTAATCGTTGGCACGAATAATTCAATAATCGATATAAGTAACAAAGAAAAAACATACGAACTCTTAAGTAAAGGACTAGGTGAAATAAAAAAGGTCATCAAAGTAAATGATACTTACTACATAAGAGATTATGCAGGGAAATTATTTTCTTTGACAAATGATGAATTAAAAGAAATAGCAAATCATACTATAGATTTCGATGAAATAAAACAAAGTGAAGTGATAGTATCGCTCAGCAATGGATTATATGAGTATAATGAAAATAAATCACTAAAGATAACTGAAGAATCATTTTCTCAATTCGCAAAGTACGAAAGTACAGTTTACGGTTTTAATGACGGCAAAATAATTAATGTTTCTAATGGAACCACTATCGGTTCTATTCCTTCAGAAAAAGCTGACAAAATATCTTCATTCCTTGCAACTGAGGACATGTTTGTACTAGGAACTATTGATAAGGGATTTATCATTGTAAAAAATGTGAACAACTTAGTACAACAAACTAATTTAGTACAAGACAATGCGTGGCATCTTACAAAAAATACACAGGGTTTCCTTGTATCATCTGAATCTGAAAGAATAGATCTGTTCGATATGGATTTCAACCGAATTAATAGCTTTGATACTCAATCACAAGGCTACAAATATGCAATTCTTAATAAAGATGGATTATATTTTGGAACTCATTCCGGTTTGTTTTTAAAGAACAAAGAAAATCTAGTACTAATTAGTAAAAAATCAATATCATCTTTATCTAGCAGTAAAGATAACTCTATCATAACCGCTGGAACATCAGATGGTAAGGTATTGATAATAAAAAATAAAGAAGTAACCAATATAATTGACACCCAAAAAAATGAGCCTATTTTCGATATTGAATTAGTGACACTGAATGATATTTACATAGCAGGCCAAGGTGGTTTCAAAAAGTATGAGAATGGATTATTACAAAATTTAGGGGAAGAAATAACATATAGCATAGTCGATGGTGATGATGGCATTTACTTTGGAACATCTACATCACTAATGTTTTACAATAGAGAAAACAACAATGTTTCCCAAGTATTTACCAACAAAAAAGAAATTTATTCAATCACAAATAACAATGACTTAGTGATAGCTGCATCATTAGGTGAAGTAGTTATATATGAAAAGAAAAGTAAAAAAATATATACTTTAAATACTGCGAACGGAAGTCAGTATGAATACAATTCGCCGAGCGCAATAGATGTGAATGGTTATGTTCTACTTGCAGGAATAAATGGTGTTAGTATTTTACACCCAAAAAATGTCATAAACTATATTAAAAACAAAGAAATCAACAAAACAGAAATATCTGACTTCCTAGTTTTCAATGTGCCACAAGAAAATGATAGCATTTTCTTTAATAACAAAAATTCAATTATTAATGAAATAACCTTAAAATATTCAGACTACCCATTTTCCTTTAACTTTATTTCACCTCTGTCAGAAGATTCGTCTACTGATTATCATTATAGGATGTATGGCCTTTCTGACACATGGATATCGGCGAATGGAACAAATTCAGCTACATATACAAATTTGTCTCCTGGAAAATATCAGTTTCAAGTATATGCAGTCAATTCTCTTTCCAGTAAACAATCCCCCGTAAAGGAGGTTACTGTCATTATTACTCCTCCATGGTGGTCTTCAACTCAAGCCAAAGTATTTTATTTCATTATTTTAATGCTTTTCTCTCTCTTTATCTTCAAAGCAATCCTACGCAAACGAGAAATCCAACGACAAATTGCATTAAGCGAAGAACGCCTAAAGCTTTCTTTATGGGGAAGTGGCGATGAAATGTGGGACTGGGATATTGAGACCGGCAATATTTTCCGTTCGAATATTTGGGGGGCATTGGAATTTCCGAGGGATGGTCACCGTTCTGGCAACAGTGATGAAGAAAGTAATATTCATCCCATGGATCAAGAACGTGTAAGAGAAGCGCTCAATAAACACTTCTACGGTGAAACCGATCATTTTGAAGCGGCATATAGAGTTAAAGGCAAAGATGATAGTTGGATCTGGATCCTAGACAGAGCGAAAATCGTAGAAAGAGACGACAAAGACAATGCGCTACGGATGACGGGGACAATTAAAAACATCAGCCAGTTCAAGCAAAAGGAAGAACAATTAAAACTGTTCGAAAAAGCCATTGAAAATATTTCCGAAGGTATGTTTATTCTCGACAGTGAATATCGATTTGTTGAGGTGAACGAAGCGTGCTGTAGAATCTCTCAGCGTAATCGAACTGATTTTATTGGTAATCTGCTTACCTTCGATTTATATCCGGAGTCCTTTACTAATCAAATTCGTACCATGTTAAAACAACAAGGTCGTTGGGCCAGCGAAGTTGAAGCTAGCCGTGGTGACAAGAGCCATTTCCATATGGAACTCACCATTGATGCCATTTACGATGAATTAGGTGAGTTATCGCATTACGTTGGGGTATTTTCTGATATATCGAGACGTAAACAGCAAGAAGAAGAGCTTCGTAAACTCACCAACAATGACCTATTAACGGGGCTGCCTAATCGCTCAAACTTGCAAGTCACATTAGGAAACTTGGTTAATAAAGAAATTACCCATGCCTTAATGGTACTCGACCTCGACAATTTTAAGCGTATCAATGACTCATTAGGCCATCAAATTGGTGATCAGTTACTCAAACTCGTTTCCGTCAGAATTAAGTCTGTTGTACCTAAAAACACCAGCATCTATCGCCTAGGTGGCGATGAGTTTGCGATTGTATTAGATAAAACATCTGACATTAGTGCCTGTGCCGCGATTGCAGGACGTGTCATTGAAGCCTTTAAAACCATATTTGAAATCGGCAATGAGCAGCTGGTTTTGGGCGTAAGTATTGGTATTGTTTTCTACCCTGAAGATGAACAGAGTGAGCAAGCACTTCTGAGAAAAGCAGATATTGCCATGTATCATGCTAAATCTGCCGGCGGTAATTGTTACCAATTCTACTCAGAATCCCTTAACCAACATGCGATTAAACAATTAGAAATTGAAAACCTAATTCGTGAAGGATTAAAAGAAGATTTATTTGAGGTGTATTATCAACCCAAAGTCGATCTTAAAAGTGGTCACGTCGCGGGGATGGAAGCCTTAGTCCGTTTAAATCATCCCACCCGTGGACTGGTCCCACCAAATGATTTTATTCCTCTTGCGGAAGAAAATGGTCTCATTATCGAAATCGGTGAAATTGTGCTTAGGAAAGCCTGTTTTGCTGCGCAGAAATGGCGTGAACAAGGGCTATTTAAAGGAAGAGTCGCCGTCAATTTATCGTCACGTCAGTTTGCCCTACCCGATTTACAGCAACGAATTGAAGCTATTTTACGGTTAACACAATTGCCAGCAGCACATCTTGAACTCGAAATCACCGAAGGGACGGTTATTAAGCAGCCAGAAATGGCTATAACCGTTATGCAACAATTAGCGAAGATGGGGGTTAGTCTAGCGTTAGATGACTTCGGTACGGGTTACTCTTCGCTTTCTTACTTAAAACGATTCCCTATTCATACGCTCAAAATCGATAAAGCCTTTGTCGATGATATTGATAAATCTGACCGAGATTTGAAGATGGTCGATTCGATCATCACCATCGCTCACAATATGGGTCTGTCGGTTGTCGGTGAAGGTGTTGAACAAGCCGCACAACTAAATATCCTGCGCGCCCTTAACTGCGAAGAAATACAAGGTTATATCTTTAGCAAAGCGATTAATGAAACCGAATTTACTCAATTGCTGCAAGATGATCGAAGTAAATTCATGCCCCACCACAACATTATTTGA
- a CDS encoding insulinase family protein, which produces MQASQSIYKSPNDHRQYRYLVLDNALRVLLVEDLDASQAAASMAVAVGHFDDPVDRPGMAHFLEHMLFLGTEKFPDSGEYHAFINQHGGSNNAWTGTEHTNFFFTINADVFAGSLDRFSQFFIAPKFDLDLVDRERQAIESEFSLKLKDDIRRTYQVLKETVNQQHPFSKFSVGNLVTLGGEQAQVRSELLAFYQSHYSANLMTLCLVAPMPLDDLQALAAQYFSAVRNLNLVKQYPDVPLFSENELLKQINIVPLKEQKRLSISFNFPGIDHYYKRKPLTYISHILGNESKGSLLSYLKEQGLVNNLSAGGGVNGYNFKDYSIGLQLTDKGVANIDDIVCSCFEYIELIKNQGLEDWRYLERANLLKMAFRYQEQVKSLDLASHLSINMHHYEVEDLVFGDYRMDGLDINETLELLNLMTPQNMRLQLIAQSVKTDRKANWYHTPYQVLPIKPESLARWQVTQIRPELQLPAANPFIVADSIARPDKSEVAVPVIVAESTGYRIWHKKDDEFNVPKGHMYLSLDSEQASKTPKHAALTRLYVEMLLDYLTEPTYQAEVAGLSYNIYPHQGGITLHLSGFTGNQETLLALLIQKARERNFTEERFALIKSQLLRSWQNLAQAKPISQLFTSLTSTLQKRSYEPARMAQLLENITLNDLHNHVRAFYEKIYLEGLIYGDWLVSEAQALGKRLEHILSLVSSPSAESTRELINLTGQGTLLRELAIDHQDSAIIVYYQSAIATPEKMALFSLLNHTMSSTFFHELRTEKQLGYMVGTGYLPLNRHPGLIFYIQSPTTGPLHLLEAIDEFIADFNYAVMQITNEEWESTKQGLINQVMEHDANLKTRGQRYWVSVGNRDYQFNQRELVVAEINKLTRPDLIKFMMRKMRTKHSDRLVLFSTGSAHAAQSALKSENMITDLKLFKQNTEKFNF; this is translated from the coding sequence TTGCAAGCCTCTCAGTCTATTTACAAAAGTCCAAACGATCATCGTCAGTACCGTTATCTCGTGTTAGATAATGCCCTCAGGGTATTATTGGTCGAAGATTTGGACGCCAGCCAAGCCGCCGCTTCCATGGCGGTGGCCGTAGGACATTTTGATGATCCTGTGGATAGACCCGGTATGGCACATTTTTTAGAGCATATGCTCTTTTTAGGCACTGAAAAATTCCCTGACTCCGGTGAGTATCATGCCTTTATCAATCAGCATGGAGGCAGTAATAATGCGTGGACCGGCACAGAGCACACCAATTTCTTTTTTACCATCAACGCCGACGTATTTGCCGGCTCCCTAGACAGATTTAGCCAATTCTTTATCGCCCCCAAGTTTGACCTCGACCTGGTCGATAGGGAGCGCCAAGCGATTGAATCTGAATTTAGTTTAAAGCTGAAGGACGACATCCGCCGCACCTATCAAGTGCTTAAAGAAACCGTCAATCAACAGCATCCGTTTTCGAAATTTTCTGTCGGCAATTTAGTCACCCTTGGCGGAGAGCAGGCGCAGGTCAGAAGCGAGCTATTGGCGTTTTATCAAAGCCATTACAGTGCCAATTTAATGACGCTCTGTTTAGTCGCCCCGATGCCGTTAGATGATCTTCAAGCGCTTGCGGCCCAATATTTCAGTGCGGTCCGCAACTTAAACTTAGTCAAACAGTATCCTGATGTGCCGCTGTTTTCAGAAAATGAACTGCTTAAGCAAATCAATATTGTCCCCTTAAAGGAACAAAAGCGTTTAAGTATCAGTTTTAACTTCCCTGGCATCGACCACTACTACAAACGTAAGCCGCTGACTTACATTAGCCATATCCTCGGCAATGAGAGTAAGGGTAGCCTGCTGTCGTATCTTAAAGAACAGGGGTTAGTGAATAATCTCTCCGCGGGCGGCGGAGTCAATGGCTATAACTTCAAGGACTACAGCATAGGTCTGCAACTGACCGACAAAGGCGTGGCCAATATTGACGATATTGTGTGCAGCTGCTTTGAGTATATCGAGCTGATAAAAAACCAAGGCCTTGAGGATTGGCGCTATTTAGAACGAGCCAATCTGCTCAAGATGGCATTTCGCTATCAGGAGCAAGTGAAATCCCTCGATTTAGCCAGCCACTTAAGCATCAACATGCACCACTACGAAGTGGAAGACTTAGTCTTTGGTGACTATCGCATGGATGGCTTAGATATTAACGAAACCCTTGAGCTATTGAACTTAATGACGCCGCAAAATATGCGCTTACAACTCATCGCACAGTCCGTTAAGACCGACCGTAAAGCCAATTGGTACCATACGCCATATCAAGTCTTACCGATAAAACCAGAATCCCTTGCCCGTTGGCAAGTGACACAAATTCGCCCTGAGTTGCAATTGCCCGCAGCCAATCCCTTTATCGTGGCAGACTCCATTGCCCGCCCCGATAAAAGTGAAGTCGCCGTGCCTGTGATTGTCGCTGAATCAACAGGATACCGGATTTGGCATAAAAAAGACGATGAGTTTAATGTCCCGAAAGGCCATATGTATCTATCGCTCGATTCGGAACAGGCGAGTAAAACCCCAAAACATGCTGCCCTCACCCGCTTATACGTTGAGATGCTGCTCGATTATTTGACTGAGCCAACTTATCAGGCTGAAGTTGCTGGACTAAGTTATAACATTTACCCCCATCAGGGCGGGATCACACTGCATCTATCTGGTTTTACGGGCAATCAAGAGACCCTGCTAGCCTTACTTATCCAAAAGGCGAGAGAACGTAATTTCACTGAAGAACGGTTCGCGTTAATTAAATCTCAGCTGCTGCGTAGCTGGCAAAACTTGGCGCAAGCCAAACCCATTTCACAGCTATTTACTAGTCTGACCTCTACGTTGCAAAAACGCAGCTACGAGCCTGCTCGTATGGCACAGCTGCTTGAAAATATTACCTTAAATGATCTCCATAACCATGTACGCGCCTTTTACGAGAAGATTTACCTCGAAGGGCTGATTTACGGCGATTGGCTTGTATCAGAGGCGCAAGCCTTAGGGAAACGACTGGAACATATCTTGTCCCTCGTCTCAAGCCCAAGCGCGGAGTCGACTCGAGAATTAATCAACTTAACAGGACAAGGCACCCTCCTTCGGGAACTGGCAATAGATCATCAAGACAGTGCAATTATTGTGTATTATCAATCAGCTATAGCAACACCTGAGAAAATGGCGCTGTTTAGCTTACTCAATCACACTATGTCTTCGACCTTCTTCCATGAGCTACGTACCGAAAAACAATTGGGCTACATGGTCGGCACAGGTTATCTGCCACTCAATCGCCATCCGGGACTCATTTTCTATATTCAATCCCCGACGACGGGACCACTGCATTTATTAGAGGCTATTGATGAATTTATCGCGGACTTTAATTATGCCGTGATGCAAATTACCAATGAAGAATGGGAAAGCACCAAACAGGGACTCATCAATCAAGTGATGGAGCATGATGCTAACCTAAAAACTCGTGGCCAGCGTTATTGGGTGAGCGTGGGCAACCGTGATTATCAGTTTAATCAGCGTGAATTAGTGGTCGCGGAAATCAACAAACTCACTCGACCAGATCTCATCAAGTTTATGATGCGAAAAATGCGCACTAAGCATAGCGATAGACTCGTGCTTTTTAGCACAGGTTCTGCCCATGCGGCGCAGTCAGCGCTCAAATCAGAGAATATGATTACCGATCTTAAACTCTTTAAACAAAACACTGAAAAGTTCAATTTTTAG
- the sixA gene encoding phosphohistidine phosphatase SixA, with protein sequence MQLFLMRHGDAGFNAQSDRDRTLTDLGRHHTVLMSNWLARSVSDFDLVLVSPYLRAQQTWQELSQHFPEPRKWLVVDDLVPSGDPANVAALIVAYAELYKADKVLVISHMPLLGYLVSELVAGVEPPLFATSGITLIDKHAEQASIVWQHAPHSIS encoded by the coding sequence ATGCAGCTATTTTTGATGCGACATGGTGACGCTGGATTTAATGCTCAGTCGGATAGGGACAGGACGCTTACCGATTTAGGAAGACACCATACTGTCTTAATGAGTAACTGGTTAGCCCGAAGTGTCAGCGATTTTGATCTTGTTTTGGTCAGCCCTTATTTACGTGCGCAGCAAACCTGGCAAGAATTGAGTCAACATTTCCCCGAGCCTCGCAAATGGCTGGTCGTGGATGATTTAGTGCCGTCAGGCGATCCTGCCAATGTAGCCGCCTTAATTGTTGCCTATGCCGAATTGTACAAGGCCGATAAAGTGCTGGTGATTTCCCATATGCCACTCTTGGGCTATTTGGTCAGCGAGCTAGTCGCGGGTGTTGAGCCGCCCTTGTTTGCCACCTCAGGAATTACTCTGATAGATAAACATGCCGAGCAGGCCAGCATTGTTTGGCAACATGCGCCCCACAGCATTAGTTAA
- the smrB gene encoding endonuclease SmrB — protein MNKDDDKEGMAMFSALIEGIKPIAQDKRHFRTPLKTKQEIELKEQQLHANSYFSDTYQPLLPVQGPMRWLDEGVDSLELKRLRRGDYQPDLLLDLHGYRQSEAKLELAALIQACVKQQSQCCCVMHGYGTGILKQQVPMWLVQHPMVKAFHQAPKEWGGDAALLVLIDIGDQPHRR, from the coding sequence ATGAATAAAGACGATGATAAAGAAGGCATGGCGATGTTTTCGGCGCTGATCGAGGGGATAAAACCTATCGCCCAAGATAAGCGGCATTTTCGCACGCCCCTAAAAACCAAACAGGAAATTGAACTGAAAGAGCAGCAACTGCATGCTAACAGTTATTTCTCAGATACTTATCAACCTCTGCTGCCCGTTCAGGGGCCAATGCGTTGGCTCGATGAGGGTGTCGATAGTCTCGAGCTTAAACGCTTAAGACGTGGCGATTACCAACCGGATTTATTGCTGGACTTACACGGTTACCGCCAATCCGAGGCTAAACTCGAGCTCGCGGCGCTCATTCAAGCCTGCGTAAAACAGCAAAGCCAATGTTGTTGTGTGATGCACGGTTACGGCACTGGCATACTAAAACAGCAGGTGCCTATGTGGTTGGTGCAACATCCGATGGTAAAAGCGTTTCATCAGGCCCCTAAAGAATGGGGTGGCGATGCGGCGCTGCTGGTGCTTATCGATATTGGCGACCAGCCGCATCGACGTTAA